A genomic region of Trifolium pratense cultivar HEN17-A07 linkage group LG3, ARS_RC_1.1, whole genome shotgun sequence contains the following coding sequences:
- the LOC123914711 gene encoding two-component response regulator ARR14-like: MALSIEKDVFPQQFLTNVRVLVIDHDINHLNTIEKMCSQFNYPVKTCSKVSEALNLLMEKKDCFDLVLIEAQMPDMNSNDFLQQVTQQINISVIMMCVDDTISDVKKAIENGACIYWIKPLSENQIKYMWKYVALRIWNEKTKQEIDETFEGECMKTKEKGEKNKDKHDSPMEKLRVVWTPELHKIFVSAVMELDSDNVVPTKILDKMNVPGLTREHVASHLQKFRLYLKEKEKEKQQQIQNHQNDIMKSSFCPNFSHAIQQHNSMSYGCGSSQQVSNELIARNFPYQYLMWRPLSPESNNTSPPQQEHRVNDVDQTSPASVNHQITTTRSLPMSSLTIDANIGDINGKVTRAEETELQIPTIQSLPMSSLAIDANTGDINDNVTRAEETELQIPTTQSLPMSSLTIDANIGDINSKVTRAEETELQIPMTQSLSMSSSTIDANIGDINVNVTRAEGTELDSSLQEVVMKPKEGTILEACESENKVEGTQNVQGMNSVTNNAEMKELRRGMRLRKPNIMLKDYVRE; the protein is encoded by the exons ATGGCACTTTCTATTGAGAAAGACGTGTTTCCTCAACAATTTTTAACCAATGTTAGGGTTCTTGTGATTGATCATGATATCAATCATCTCAATACTATTGAGAAAATGTGCTCTCAATTCAATTACCCAG tTAAAACATGCTCTAAGGTTTCTGAAGCTTTGAATcttttgatggaaaaaaaaGATTGCTTTGATTTGGTACTAATCGAAGCTCAAATGCCTGATAtgaattcaaatgattttttgCAACAAGTTACACAACAAATCAACATCTCTGTCATTA TGATGTGTGTCGATGACACAATAAGTGATGTAAAGAAGGCTATTGAAAACGGGGCTTGTATTTATTGGATCAAACCATTGAgtgaaaatcaaataaaatacatGTGGAAATATGTTGCATTGAGAATTTggaatgaaaaaacaaaacaagaaattgatgaaacatttgAGGGTGAATGTATGAAAACAAAGGAGAAAGGTGAAAAGAACAAAGATAAACACGACTCGCCAATGGAAAAATTACGTGTAGTATGGACACCAGAGTtgcataaaatatttgttagtGCGGTGATGGAACTCGATAGTGATA ATGTAGTACCCACAAAAATTCTTGATAAGATGAATGTGCCTGGATTGACAAGAGAGCACGTAGCTAGTCATCTACAG AAGTTTAGGCTTTATCTGaaggaaaaagagaaagaaaaacaacagCAAATACAGAACCACCAAAATGACATAATGAAATCATCATTTTGTCCTAACTTTTCTCATGCTATACAACAACACAATTCAATGTCATATGGTTGCGGTTCTTCTCAGCAAGTTTCAAACGAATTAATAGCAAGAAATTTTCCTTATCAATATTTAATGTGGCGGCCACTTTCACCGGAATCCAATAATACATCGCCTCCGCAACAAGAACATCGTGTTAACGATGTTGATCAAACTAGTCCAGCTTCTGTCAACCACCAGATTACAACGACTCGGTCACTTCCAATGTCGTCATTGACAAttgatgctaatattggtgACATTAATGGCAAAGTAACAAGGGCGGAGGAGACAGAGCTTCAGATTCCAACGATTCAGTCACTTCCAATGTCATCATTGGCAATTGATGCTAATACTGGTGACATTAATGACAACGTAACAAGGGCGGAGGAGACAGAGCTCCAGATTCCAACTACTCAGTCACTTCCAATGTCGTCATTGACAAttgatgctaatattggtgACATTAATAGCAAAGTAACAAGGGCGGAGGAGACAGAGCTTCAGATTCCAATGACTCAATCACTTTCAATGTCGTCATCAACAATTGATGCTAATATCGGTGACATTAATGTCAATGTAACAAGGGCAGAGGGGACGGAGCTTGATTCTAGTTTACAAGAGGTTGTAATGAAGCCAAAGGAGGGAACAATTCTAGAAGCATGTGAGTCAGAAAACAAAGTGGAGGGAACACAAAATGTGCAAGGAATGAATTCTGTTACCAACAATGCGGAAATGAAGGAACTACGTAGGGGAATGAGGTTACGCAAACCCAACATCATGCTGAAGGATTACGTGAGAGAGTGA